One genomic segment of Carassius carassius chromosome 21, fCarCar2.1, whole genome shotgun sequence includes these proteins:
- the rbm39b gene encoding RNA-binding protein 39b isoform X1, producing MADDFDVEAMLEAPYKKGESKSSSADGRNEERSKKKRRSGSHSPSPGHRRSRSGGHKKSREQRRSRSRERKRSRSREHKRSRSRSKDRGGRYRGHKIPFMGPKLNGGPGGKTGPQHFTKHSRRRSRSRSPFKKDKSPFKKDRSPFRKDRSPFKKDKSPFKKDKSPVRQPIDNLSPEERDARTVFCMQLAARIRPRDLEDFFSAVGKVRDVRMISDRNSRRSKGIAYIEFVDATSVPLAIGLTGQRVLGVPIIVQASQAEKNRAAAMASMLQRGGAGPMRLYVGSLHFNITEDMLRGIFEPFGKIEGIQLMMDSETGRSKGYGFISFADAECAKKALDQLNGFELAGRPMKVGHVTERSDASSASSFLDSDELERTGIDLGTTGRLQLMARLAEGTGLQIPAAAKQALQMSGSVAFGNLANASTTQPLVPNPGMNQAMNLPSQPLATHCLQLSNMFSPQAENDPGWDLEIKDDVIEECRKHGGIIHIYVDKNSAQGNVYVKCPTIPVAMAVVGALHGRWFAGKMITAAYVPLPTYHNLFPDAATATEPLRPMHR from the exons ATGGCGGATGACTTCGACGTTGAGGCCATGCTGGAAGCTCCTTATAAGAAG GGTGAAAGCAAGTCCTCTAGCGCCGATGGTCGTAATGAGGAACGCAGCAAAAA GAAAAGACGCAGCGGCAGTCATAGTCCGAGTCCGGGTCACCGGAGGAGTAGAAGTGGGGGCCACAAGAAGAGCCGCGAGCAACGCAGGAGCCGGAGCCGCGAGCGGAAACGTTCACGGAGCAGAGAACACAAGCGGTCGCGATCCCGCAGCAAGGATCGGGGTGGACGTTATCGTGGACACAAAATTCCCTT TATGGGGCCGAAATTAAATGGTGGTCCCGGAGGGAAGACTGGCCCACAACATTTCACCAAACACAG TCGCAGGCGCTCTCGGAGCAGAAGCCCGTTTAAGAAGGACAAAAGCCCGTTTAAGAAGGACAGAAGCCCGTTTAGGAAGGACAGAAGCCCGTTTAAGAAGGACAAAAGCCCATTTAAGAAGGACAAAAGCCCTGTCAG GCAGCCGATAGATAATCTGAGCCCAGAGGAGAGAGACGCCCGCACAGTGTTCTGCATGCAGCTCGCTGCCAGAATTAGACCCAGAGATCTGGAAGATTTCTTCTCTGCAGTGGGAAAA GTCCGTGATGTAAGGATGATCTCAGATAGGAACTCTCGGAGGTCGAAGGGCATTGCCTACATTGAGTTTGTGGATGCGACATCGGTACCGCTGGCGATCGGCCTGACGGGGCAGAGGGTTCTGGGAGTGCCTATCATAGTCCAAGCTTCACAG GCTGAGAAGAACAGGGCAGCAGCCATGGCCAGCATGCTCCAGAGAGGTGGTGCAGGACCCATGCGGCTGTACGTGGGCTCCCTGCACTTCAATATAACTGAAGACATGCTCAGGGGCATTTTTGAGCCATTTGGAAAG ATTGAGGGCATCCAGCTAATGATGGACAGTGAGACTGGCAGGTCAAAAGGATACGGATTCATATCA TTTGCAGATGCAGAATGTGCTAAAAAAGCCCTGGATCAACTAAATGGTTTCGAGCTTGCAGGACGGCCAATGAAGGTGGGTCATGTTACTGAGCGTTCTGATGCCTCATCTGCAAGCTCTTTCCTGGACAGTGATGAACTGGAGAGAACTGGCATTGACTTGGGCACAACAGGTCGACTTCAGCTGATGGCAAGACTCGCAGAAG GTACAGGACTGCAGATTCCTGCTGCTGCTAAGCAGGCCTTACAGATGAGCGGCTCTGTGGCATTTGGAAATCTAGCAAATG CCTCAACCACGCAACCTCTTGTTCCCAATCCTGGGATGAACCAAGCTATGAACCTTCCAAGTCAGCCACTGGCTACGCACTGCTTGCAGCTCTCCAACATGTTCAGTCCACAAGC GGAAAACGATCCTGGCTGGGACCTGGAGATAAAGGATGATGTCATCGAAGAGTGCAGAAAACACGGAGGCATTATTCACATATACGTCGACAAGAACTCTGCTCAA GGAAATGTTTATGTAAAGTGTCCAACCATCCCAGTAGCAATGGCTGTTGTCGGCGCCCTGCACGGTCGGTGGTTTGCAG GTAAAATGATCACAGCAGCCTACGTGCCTCTTCCTACGTACCATAACCTGTTTCCAGATGCTGCCACAGCTACAGAGCCCCTGAGGCCCATGCACCGGTGA
- the rbm39b gene encoding RNA-binding protein 39b isoform X4: MADDFDVEAMLEAPYKKGESKSSSADGRNEERSKKKRRSGSHSPSPGHRRSRSGGHKKSREQRRSRSRERKRSRSREHKRSRSRSKDRGGRYRGHKIPLSPFKKDKSPFKKDRSPFRKDRSPFKKDKSPFKKDKSPVRQPIDNLSPEERDARTVFCMQLAARIRPRDLEDFFSAVGKVRDVRMISDRNSRRSKGIAYIEFVDATSVPLAIGLTGQRVLGVPIIVQASQAEKNRAAAMASMLQRGGAGPMRLYVGSLHFNITEDMLRGIFEPFGKIEGIQLMMDSETGRSKGYGFISFADAECAKKALDQLNGFELAGRPMKVGHVTERSDASSASSFLDSDELERTGIDLGTTGRLQLMARLAEGTGLQIPAAAKQALQMSGSVAFGNLANASTTQPLVPNPGMNQAMNLPSQPLATHCLQLSNMFSPQAENDPGWDLEIKDDVIEECRKHGGIIHIYVDKNSAQGNVYVKCPTIPVAMAVVGALHGRWFAGKMITAAYVPLPTYHNLFPDAATATEPLRPMHR; encoded by the exons ATGGCGGATGACTTCGACGTTGAGGCCATGCTGGAAGCTCCTTATAAGAAG GGTGAAAGCAAGTCCTCTAGCGCCGATGGTCGTAATGAGGAACGCAGCAAAAA GAAAAGACGCAGCGGCAGTCATAGTCCGAGTCCGGGTCACCGGAGGAGTAGAAGTGGGGGCCACAAGAAGAGCCGCGAGCAACGCAGGAGCCGGAGCCGCGAGCGGAAACGTTCACGGAGCAGAGAACACAAGCGGTCGCGATCCCGCAGCAAGGATCGGGGTGGACGTTATCGTGGACACAAAATTCCCTT AAGCCCGTTTAAGAAGGACAAAAGCCCGTTTAAGAAGGACAGAAGCCCGTTTAGGAAGGACAGAAGCCCGTTTAAGAAGGACAAAAGCCCATTTAAGAAGGACAAAAGCCCTGTCAG GCAGCCGATAGATAATCTGAGCCCAGAGGAGAGAGACGCCCGCACAGTGTTCTGCATGCAGCTCGCTGCCAGAATTAGACCCAGAGATCTGGAAGATTTCTTCTCTGCAGTGGGAAAA GTCCGTGATGTAAGGATGATCTCAGATAGGAACTCTCGGAGGTCGAAGGGCATTGCCTACATTGAGTTTGTGGATGCGACATCGGTACCGCTGGCGATCGGCCTGACGGGGCAGAGGGTTCTGGGAGTGCCTATCATAGTCCAAGCTTCACAG GCTGAGAAGAACAGGGCAGCAGCCATGGCCAGCATGCTCCAGAGAGGTGGTGCAGGACCCATGCGGCTGTACGTGGGCTCCCTGCACTTCAATATAACTGAAGACATGCTCAGGGGCATTTTTGAGCCATTTGGAAAG ATTGAGGGCATCCAGCTAATGATGGACAGTGAGACTGGCAGGTCAAAAGGATACGGATTCATATCA TTTGCAGATGCAGAATGTGCTAAAAAAGCCCTGGATCAACTAAATGGTTTCGAGCTTGCAGGACGGCCAATGAAGGTGGGTCATGTTACTGAGCGTTCTGATGCCTCATCTGCAAGCTCTTTCCTGGACAGTGATGAACTGGAGAGAACTGGCATTGACTTGGGCACAACAGGTCGACTTCAGCTGATGGCAAGACTCGCAGAAG GTACAGGACTGCAGATTCCTGCTGCTGCTAAGCAGGCCTTACAGATGAGCGGCTCTGTGGCATTTGGAAATCTAGCAAATG CCTCAACCACGCAACCTCTTGTTCCCAATCCTGGGATGAACCAAGCTATGAACCTTCCAAGTCAGCCACTGGCTACGCACTGCTTGCAGCTCTCCAACATGTTCAGTCCACAAGC GGAAAACGATCCTGGCTGGGACCTGGAGATAAAGGATGATGTCATCGAAGAGTGCAGAAAACACGGAGGCATTATTCACATATACGTCGACAAGAACTCTGCTCAA GGAAATGTTTATGTAAAGTGTCCAACCATCCCAGTAGCAATGGCTGTTGTCGGCGCCCTGCACGGTCGGTGGTTTGCAG GTAAAATGATCACAGCAGCCTACGTGCCTCTTCCTACGTACCATAACCTGTTTCCAGATGCTGCCACAGCTACAGAGCCCCTGAGGCCCATGCACCGGTGA
- the rbm39b gene encoding RNA-binding protein 39b isoform X2, producing the protein MADDFDVEAMLEAPYKKGESKSSSADGRNEERSKKKRRSGSHSPSPGHRRSRSGGHKKSREQRRSRSRERKRSRSREHKRSRSRSKDRGGRYRGHKIPFMGPKLNGGPGGKTGPQHFTKHRSPFKKDKSPFKKDRSPFRKDRSPFKKDKSPFKKDKSPVRQPIDNLSPEERDARTVFCMQLAARIRPRDLEDFFSAVGKVRDVRMISDRNSRRSKGIAYIEFVDATSVPLAIGLTGQRVLGVPIIVQASQAEKNRAAAMASMLQRGGAGPMRLYVGSLHFNITEDMLRGIFEPFGKIEGIQLMMDSETGRSKGYGFISFADAECAKKALDQLNGFELAGRPMKVGHVTERSDASSASSFLDSDELERTGIDLGTTGRLQLMARLAEGTGLQIPAAAKQALQMSGSVAFGNLANASTTQPLVPNPGMNQAMNLPSQPLATHCLQLSNMFSPQAENDPGWDLEIKDDVIEECRKHGGIIHIYVDKNSAQGNVYVKCPTIPVAMAVVGALHGRWFAGKMITAAYVPLPTYHNLFPDAATATEPLRPMHR; encoded by the exons ATGGCGGATGACTTCGACGTTGAGGCCATGCTGGAAGCTCCTTATAAGAAG GGTGAAAGCAAGTCCTCTAGCGCCGATGGTCGTAATGAGGAACGCAGCAAAAA GAAAAGACGCAGCGGCAGTCATAGTCCGAGTCCGGGTCACCGGAGGAGTAGAAGTGGGGGCCACAAGAAGAGCCGCGAGCAACGCAGGAGCCGGAGCCGCGAGCGGAAACGTTCACGGAGCAGAGAACACAAGCGGTCGCGATCCCGCAGCAAGGATCGGGGTGGACGTTATCGTGGACACAAAATTCCCTT TATGGGGCCGAAATTAAATGGTGGTCCCGGAGGGAAGACTGGCCCACAACATTTCACCAAACACAG AAGCCCGTTTAAGAAGGACAAAAGCCCGTTTAAGAAGGACAGAAGCCCGTTTAGGAAGGACAGAAGCCCGTTTAAGAAGGACAAAAGCCCATTTAAGAAGGACAAAAGCCCTGTCAG GCAGCCGATAGATAATCTGAGCCCAGAGGAGAGAGACGCCCGCACAGTGTTCTGCATGCAGCTCGCTGCCAGAATTAGACCCAGAGATCTGGAAGATTTCTTCTCTGCAGTGGGAAAA GTCCGTGATGTAAGGATGATCTCAGATAGGAACTCTCGGAGGTCGAAGGGCATTGCCTACATTGAGTTTGTGGATGCGACATCGGTACCGCTGGCGATCGGCCTGACGGGGCAGAGGGTTCTGGGAGTGCCTATCATAGTCCAAGCTTCACAG GCTGAGAAGAACAGGGCAGCAGCCATGGCCAGCATGCTCCAGAGAGGTGGTGCAGGACCCATGCGGCTGTACGTGGGCTCCCTGCACTTCAATATAACTGAAGACATGCTCAGGGGCATTTTTGAGCCATTTGGAAAG ATTGAGGGCATCCAGCTAATGATGGACAGTGAGACTGGCAGGTCAAAAGGATACGGATTCATATCA TTTGCAGATGCAGAATGTGCTAAAAAAGCCCTGGATCAACTAAATGGTTTCGAGCTTGCAGGACGGCCAATGAAGGTGGGTCATGTTACTGAGCGTTCTGATGCCTCATCTGCAAGCTCTTTCCTGGACAGTGATGAACTGGAGAGAACTGGCATTGACTTGGGCACAACAGGTCGACTTCAGCTGATGGCAAGACTCGCAGAAG GTACAGGACTGCAGATTCCTGCTGCTGCTAAGCAGGCCTTACAGATGAGCGGCTCTGTGGCATTTGGAAATCTAGCAAATG CCTCAACCACGCAACCTCTTGTTCCCAATCCTGGGATGAACCAAGCTATGAACCTTCCAAGTCAGCCACTGGCTACGCACTGCTTGCAGCTCTCCAACATGTTCAGTCCACAAGC GGAAAACGATCCTGGCTGGGACCTGGAGATAAAGGATGATGTCATCGAAGAGTGCAGAAAACACGGAGGCATTATTCACATATACGTCGACAAGAACTCTGCTCAA GGAAATGTTTATGTAAAGTGTCCAACCATCCCAGTAGCAATGGCTGTTGTCGGCGCCCTGCACGGTCGGTGGTTTGCAG GTAAAATGATCACAGCAGCCTACGTGCCTCTTCCTACGTACCATAACCTGTTTCCAGATGCTGCCACAGCTACAGAGCCCCTGAGGCCCATGCACCGGTGA
- the rbm39b gene encoding RNA-binding protein 39b isoform X3 produces MADDFDVEAMLEAPYKKGESKSSSADGRNEERSKKKRRSGSHSPSPGHRRSRSGGHKKSREQRRSRSRERKRSRSREHKRSRSRSKDRGGRYRGHKIPFRRRSRSRSPFKKDKSPFKKDRSPFRKDRSPFKKDKSPFKKDKSPVRQPIDNLSPEERDARTVFCMQLAARIRPRDLEDFFSAVGKVRDVRMISDRNSRRSKGIAYIEFVDATSVPLAIGLTGQRVLGVPIIVQASQAEKNRAAAMASMLQRGGAGPMRLYVGSLHFNITEDMLRGIFEPFGKIEGIQLMMDSETGRSKGYGFISFADAECAKKALDQLNGFELAGRPMKVGHVTERSDASSASSFLDSDELERTGIDLGTTGRLQLMARLAEGTGLQIPAAAKQALQMSGSVAFGNLANASTTQPLVPNPGMNQAMNLPSQPLATHCLQLSNMFSPQAENDPGWDLEIKDDVIEECRKHGGIIHIYVDKNSAQGNVYVKCPTIPVAMAVVGALHGRWFAGKMITAAYVPLPTYHNLFPDAATATEPLRPMHR; encoded by the exons ATGGCGGATGACTTCGACGTTGAGGCCATGCTGGAAGCTCCTTATAAGAAG GGTGAAAGCAAGTCCTCTAGCGCCGATGGTCGTAATGAGGAACGCAGCAAAAA GAAAAGACGCAGCGGCAGTCATAGTCCGAGTCCGGGTCACCGGAGGAGTAGAAGTGGGGGCCACAAGAAGAGCCGCGAGCAACGCAGGAGCCGGAGCCGCGAGCGGAAACGTTCACGGAGCAGAGAACACAAGCGGTCGCGATCCCGCAGCAAGGATCGGGGTGGACGTTATCGTGGACACAAAATTCCCTT TCGCAGGCGCTCTCGGAGCAGAAGCCCGTTTAAGAAGGACAAAAGCCCGTTTAAGAAGGACAGAAGCCCGTTTAGGAAGGACAGAAGCCCGTTTAAGAAGGACAAAAGCCCATTTAAGAAGGACAAAAGCCCTGTCAG GCAGCCGATAGATAATCTGAGCCCAGAGGAGAGAGACGCCCGCACAGTGTTCTGCATGCAGCTCGCTGCCAGAATTAGACCCAGAGATCTGGAAGATTTCTTCTCTGCAGTGGGAAAA GTCCGTGATGTAAGGATGATCTCAGATAGGAACTCTCGGAGGTCGAAGGGCATTGCCTACATTGAGTTTGTGGATGCGACATCGGTACCGCTGGCGATCGGCCTGACGGGGCAGAGGGTTCTGGGAGTGCCTATCATAGTCCAAGCTTCACAG GCTGAGAAGAACAGGGCAGCAGCCATGGCCAGCATGCTCCAGAGAGGTGGTGCAGGACCCATGCGGCTGTACGTGGGCTCCCTGCACTTCAATATAACTGAAGACATGCTCAGGGGCATTTTTGAGCCATTTGGAAAG ATTGAGGGCATCCAGCTAATGATGGACAGTGAGACTGGCAGGTCAAAAGGATACGGATTCATATCA TTTGCAGATGCAGAATGTGCTAAAAAAGCCCTGGATCAACTAAATGGTTTCGAGCTTGCAGGACGGCCAATGAAGGTGGGTCATGTTACTGAGCGTTCTGATGCCTCATCTGCAAGCTCTTTCCTGGACAGTGATGAACTGGAGAGAACTGGCATTGACTTGGGCACAACAGGTCGACTTCAGCTGATGGCAAGACTCGCAGAAG GTACAGGACTGCAGATTCCTGCTGCTGCTAAGCAGGCCTTACAGATGAGCGGCTCTGTGGCATTTGGAAATCTAGCAAATG CCTCAACCACGCAACCTCTTGTTCCCAATCCTGGGATGAACCAAGCTATGAACCTTCCAAGTCAGCCACTGGCTACGCACTGCTTGCAGCTCTCCAACATGTTCAGTCCACAAGC GGAAAACGATCCTGGCTGGGACCTGGAGATAAAGGATGATGTCATCGAAGAGTGCAGAAAACACGGAGGCATTATTCACATATACGTCGACAAGAACTCTGCTCAA GGAAATGTTTATGTAAAGTGTCCAACCATCCCAGTAGCAATGGCTGTTGTCGGCGCCCTGCACGGTCGGTGGTTTGCAG GTAAAATGATCACAGCAGCCTACGTGCCTCTTCCTACGTACCATAACCTGTTTCCAGATGCTGCCACAGCTACAGAGCCCCTGAGGCCCATGCACCGGTGA
- the rbm39b gene encoding RNA-binding protein 39b isoform X5, which yields MGPKLNGGPGGKTGPQHFTKHSRRRSRSRSPFKKDKSPFKKDRSPFRKDRSPFKKDKSPFKKDKSPVRQPIDNLSPEERDARTVFCMQLAARIRPRDLEDFFSAVGKVRDVRMISDRNSRRSKGIAYIEFVDATSVPLAIGLTGQRVLGVPIIVQASQAEKNRAAAMASMLQRGGAGPMRLYVGSLHFNITEDMLRGIFEPFGKIEGIQLMMDSETGRSKGYGFISFADAECAKKALDQLNGFELAGRPMKVGHVTERSDASSASSFLDSDELERTGIDLGTTGRLQLMARLAEGTGLQIPAAAKQALQMSGSVAFGNLANASTTQPLVPNPGMNQAMNLPSQPLATHCLQLSNMFSPQAENDPGWDLEIKDDVIEECRKHGGIIHIYVDKNSAQGNVYVKCPTIPVAMAVVGALHGRWFAGKMITAAYVPLPTYHNLFPDAATATEPLRPMHR from the exons ATGGGGCCGAAATTAAATGGTGGTCCCGGAGGGAAGACTGGCCCACAACATTTCACCAAACACAG TCGCAGGCGCTCTCGGAGCAGAAGCCCGTTTAAGAAGGACAAAAGCCCGTTTAAGAAGGACAGAAGCCCGTTTAGGAAGGACAGAAGCCCGTTTAAGAAGGACAAAAGCCCATTTAAGAAGGACAAAAGCCCTGTCAG GCAGCCGATAGATAATCTGAGCCCAGAGGAGAGAGACGCCCGCACAGTGTTCTGCATGCAGCTCGCTGCCAGAATTAGACCCAGAGATCTGGAAGATTTCTTCTCTGCAGTGGGAAAA GTCCGTGATGTAAGGATGATCTCAGATAGGAACTCTCGGAGGTCGAAGGGCATTGCCTACATTGAGTTTGTGGATGCGACATCGGTACCGCTGGCGATCGGCCTGACGGGGCAGAGGGTTCTGGGAGTGCCTATCATAGTCCAAGCTTCACAG GCTGAGAAGAACAGGGCAGCAGCCATGGCCAGCATGCTCCAGAGAGGTGGTGCAGGACCCATGCGGCTGTACGTGGGCTCCCTGCACTTCAATATAACTGAAGACATGCTCAGGGGCATTTTTGAGCCATTTGGAAAG ATTGAGGGCATCCAGCTAATGATGGACAGTGAGACTGGCAGGTCAAAAGGATACGGATTCATATCA TTTGCAGATGCAGAATGTGCTAAAAAAGCCCTGGATCAACTAAATGGTTTCGAGCTTGCAGGACGGCCAATGAAGGTGGGTCATGTTACTGAGCGTTCTGATGCCTCATCTGCAAGCTCTTTCCTGGACAGTGATGAACTGGAGAGAACTGGCATTGACTTGGGCACAACAGGTCGACTTCAGCTGATGGCAAGACTCGCAGAAG GTACAGGACTGCAGATTCCTGCTGCTGCTAAGCAGGCCTTACAGATGAGCGGCTCTGTGGCATTTGGAAATCTAGCAAATG CCTCAACCACGCAACCTCTTGTTCCCAATCCTGGGATGAACCAAGCTATGAACCTTCCAAGTCAGCCACTGGCTACGCACTGCTTGCAGCTCTCCAACATGTTCAGTCCACAAGC GGAAAACGATCCTGGCTGGGACCTGGAGATAAAGGATGATGTCATCGAAGAGTGCAGAAAACACGGAGGCATTATTCACATATACGTCGACAAGAACTCTGCTCAA GGAAATGTTTATGTAAAGTGTCCAACCATCCCAGTAGCAATGGCTGTTGTCGGCGCCCTGCACGGTCGGTGGTTTGCAG GTAAAATGATCACAGCAGCCTACGTGCCTCTTCCTACGTACCATAACCTGTTTCCAGATGCTGCCACAGCTACAGAGCCCCTGAGGCCCATGCACCGGTGA